A portion of the Nomia melanderi isolate GNS246 chromosome 2, iyNomMela1, whole genome shotgun sequence genome contains these proteins:
- the eIF2D gene encoding eukaryotic translation initiation factor 2D, with protein sequence MFIKPFKVKSNNQLKGTERKKLCQEILSAYPTLTDEDTQLLIPKKEAICVMKITAHNGQLCKVYCVAKIPMFFQVDTLHLPLLPTIYTLWHHPNLLTIFTTRQPVISKLAGGADLMLPGVVIKEPVTLYSFGKLQKGTPVSVDTDDNKASVAVGLTALSSEDMYMSGGYGKCVEILHVMGDTLCQLGKPPIRPNLGPPNVNMSDEKLEDTEDKDNSPVNENNDNSLIDEMNNLEVSNKNELVNESSCKENIIDETVESVQIETPEPEESIQIETEEMTIDPVQEMDTLLEYCFLKACKTSLKSSDLPMLVSNFFKNHLMAACPPDKNIDIKKSRYKKLSVFLAEMKAKGVINTSVTKGVESLLSIKFDHPLLRELVILEEPTPLEPAVSNTAVVSECYRVTADVVPVLSKFGYEKGDVMKRAEIRKCFTEYVKRENLQDGKILKLNPQLAGIMRTKADQVTVTMEDGINKFIGRMTHMHEVTLAGNKLLHTGKLEPIDMRVTVRSGGKKVTLVNNLETFGINSKEFSKECQNIGASATITDEPGKKTPSVLVQGNQILYVYKLLTEKYQIKKTYIRGLEFAPKKPHAHKK encoded by the exons ATGTTTATTAAGCCTTTTAAAGTTAAATCGAACAATCAGTTAAAGGGTACAGAAAG gaAAAAGTTATGTCAAGAAATTCTGTCAGCGTATCCAACACTGACAGATGAAGACACACAATTGTTAATACCCAAGAAGGAGGCTATATGTGTAATGAAGATTACAGCTCACAATGGGCAATTGTGCAAAGTATACTGCGTTGCCAAAATACCCATGTTTTTCCAAGTTGATACTTTACATTTACCATTATTGCCAACTATATATACTTTATGGCATCATCCAAACTtgttaacaatttttacaaCACGGCAACCAGTGATTTCAAAATTAGCAGGTGGTGCAGATTTAATGCTGCCTGGGGTGGTTATCAAAGAACCAGTGACATTGTATTCTTTTGGCAAATTGCAGAAGGGTACACCTGTTTCAGTTGATACAGATGACAATAAG GCATCTGTAGCTGTTGGCCTTACTGCATTATCTAGCGAGGATATGTATATGTCAGGAGGTTATGGAAAATGTGTAGAAATCTTGCACGTAATGGGCGATACACTTTGCCAATTGGGAAAGCCACCCATAAGGCCAAATTTAGGTCCACCAAATGTTAATATGAGTGATGAGAAGTTAGAAGATACAGAAGACAAAGACAACAGTCCAGTTAATGAAAACAATGATAATTCGCTTATTGATGAGATGAACAACTTAGAAGTTTCTAATAAGAATGAGCTAGTAAATGAATCTTCTTGCAAG GAAAATATAATAGATGAAACAGTGGAGTCTGTACAAATAGAAACACCAGAGCCAGAAGAATCTATACAAATAGAAACTGAAGAGATGACAATAGATCCGGTACAAGAAATGGATACTTTGTTGGAGTATTGCTTTCTGAAAGCATGCAAGACATCGCTAAAGTCTAGCGATTTACCAATGTTGGTgtcgaatttctttaaaaatcacCTGATGGCGGCGTGTCCGCCCGATAAGAATATAGACATAAAAAAGTCGCGGTACAAAAAGTTATCTGTCTTCTTAGCAGAAATGAAAGCGAAAGGTGTTATTAATACTTCTGTGACAAAAGGTGTTGAAAGTTTATTATCAATTAAG TTTGACCATCCACTGTTAAGGGAATTAGTCATTTTAGAAGAACCCACACCGTTGGAACCAGCCGTATCGAACACGGCGGTGGTCTCAGAGTGTTACAGGGTAACCGCGGATGTTGTACCAGTATTGTCGAAGTTCGGATACGA AAAAGGGGACGTAATGAAAAGAGCTGAGATCAGAAAATGTTTCACTGAATACGTGAAAAGGGAGAACCTACAAGACGGAAA GATATTGAAATTGAACCCGCAACTAGCAGGTATAATGAGAACCAAAGCGGATCAGGTGACGGTCACAATGGAGGACggaataaataagtttatagGACGTATGACGCACATGCACGAAGTCACGTTAGCAGGGAATAAGCTGCTGCATACAGGAAAGTTGGAACCCATTGATATGAGGGTTACAGTTCGGTCCGGCGGCAAGAAG GTTACACTAGTAAATAACTTGGAAACGTTCGGTATAAACTCCAAAGAGTTTAGTAAGGAGTGCCAAAACATTGGAGCAAGTGCAACGATTACAGATGAACCAGGAAAGAAAACTCCCAGCGTTCTTGTCCAAGGAAATCAAATTCTATATGTATACAAGTTACTAACTG agaaatatcaaattaaaaagaCTTATATAAGAGGCTTAGAATTTGCTCCTAAAAAGCCAC